In a single window of the Silurus meridionalis isolate SWU-2019-XX chromosome 8, ASM1480568v1, whole genome shotgun sequence genome:
- the c8h1orf115 gene encoding uncharacterized protein C1orf115 homolog: MSRRKLRKSKQKWKSKKEDKAKIISCVEEKCVTAKCVWERVNAESTGRKQKTSKQVHFTVLPDRYEPLEEDRVSDTAPEENHREKQQKHKRIRKNFGKALRYTWKCLVVGLQSFSTSYSGPLGAASPLIPEILRTKGSA; encoded by the exons ATGTCGCGAAGAAAACTTCGAAAATCCAAACAGAAAtggaaaagcaaaaaagagGACAAGGCGAAAATCATCAGCTGTGTTGAGGAAAAGTGTGTGACGGCGAAGTGTGTGTGGGAGCGTGTGAACGCGGAGTCCACTGGCCGCAAACAGAAGACATCAAAACAAGTGCATTTCACCGTGCTGCCGGACAGATACGAGCCTCTAGAGGAGGACAGAGTCTCGGATACAGCCCCAGAAGAAAACCACAGggaaaaacaacagaaacacaAGAGGATCCGCAAA AACTTTGGAAAAGCTCTTCGCTACACCTGGAAGTGTCTGGTCGTTGGACTGCAGAGTTTCAGCACATCATACTCCGGGCCTTTGGGTGCAGCTTCCCCTCTCATCCCTGAGATCTTAAGGACAAAGGGTAGCGCATGA